The sequence TAAGCTACGCAACATTGATGCCAGTGCAACTTCCTGGGGCACGTGGTGGGGGGGAATACAGGCGTCCTTGAAGTTCAGGGCCGGGCACCATCCAGGTGCGCCTTGATGATCACAGGCGACCACAGCGGCCACCTTCCTTCTTCCCATTTtagccaccccccaccctgcaAATGCTGTCCCAGCTCAAAGCATCGGCAACGTAGCACGGACTTTCTTTCACCCCGGGGAGAGGGATGCTCTCTCTAGCTACCAGAATCTGTGGTTGCGTGatcttagaaaataattttgttccagtgagaaggggagggagatgggatGAGAAAATCCCAAATCTGTTAGGAAAGGCTTGGGCTTCGTGGGAGGTCAATGCTAGGGACAGCTGGCTCTCTTGAACGAAAGGAAGTTTCAAGCTCTCAGGAGTGAGCAGGTGGATCCACATACACATGGGAGGGAAGAAGCCGCCGTCAAGCTCACAGCCGACCGCCATTCCTAAACTCTTACTTTATCCAGGGAGTAAGACTCCAGGGAAAGATATTTCTCCATATTTCCTACGGTTTCTTTCTCATACAGTAAGATGTGTTGTGGTTCCTACCATCATCCCAGGCTGGCGACTAGGGGAAGGAGCTCCCAGGGGCCTTCTGTGACCAAGGCTTGGGTTACCGGGTAGCTGTCCCAGGCTGGTGTCTCATTAGGCAAAATACTCGCCAAGTGGAATATTTTCTTCCGTCccctttcccacttttttttcatctttttgttctaCTCCTCAGCTGCTGCTAGATCTTGGGGGCCACATTGTTTTGCTGTTTTTGAGTTGACTTGCTTAAATAATAAATCCACCCTCTTAGACGGGGTTAAGCAGACAATTaggaaatcaatcaatcaatccatGGGTGTCAGCTGCAGGCAGAGGCCGGGGAAGGGCCCCCCCGTCTTCCTGGCCGCCCTTTCCAACCTCCAATCCTGCTGCGGCTCAGGCGGCAGGGAGCTCTGAGCTACATTCGCTTCCATTTCAGGGCCCCGAGGCTGGGACAAATCCAGGAAGGACGAAACAAGGAGGGAGTGTGGGGAAGTGTGGGACTACTTCGAAGTTCCGTAGTTAGTGGAGCAGGAAATGAGAGGCCTAGGTGGGGTGACCAGCGGCTCCCGGTCGGTCGTGGTGTCACCCAACTGGCAGGTAAAGTTTCCAGCCTCCTTTGTAAGAAGCCTGGGGAGGCTCCGTGGCCTGCCGGTTTGGGGAATGGAATGGCTGGGACACGGGTGCCAACTGCAGGGCTAATCACTAACTAGGCTGGACttaaggagggaggaaaaaaaaaaaaaaaaaaggagctgcgAGAGGCTGAGCCTTTGAAAACCATGGTGGCCTCTGGTTGGTGGCCTCTGCAGAGACAACTCTCTCCTGAGATTGAGGGGCAGAGCCCAGGGTGTCACCTGGAACCTTCAGCATCGAACAAGTCATCCTGAGGCCCCAGCCCGCCTGAGACAGCCAACTTGGGGGTCTGGGAGCACCTCTCTGGGCGCCCAAGATATTGTCGGCTGGAGCCAAGGCCTCTCACAGGCCTGGGCTTGGACAACTTCCCTGGTGGGAGGGGGCCACACACATACCCTCACTAGGGACACAACTTTCTCCCCAGCTTGTGCCTTCAAGCTTTGTCTCCACGAAGAGTGACAGAAACCTCATGTGGTTTCTCCTGAGAAGGGAAAAGAACTGCATCTACGGAGGAAACAGGAAGAGCCGTTTGATTAGTATTTTTAAGAGGAGTTGCTCTAAAGGAGAAAGAGCTTGACTGGGACACAGGTAGTCTGTGGCTTTGGCCCTGAAACCCGGAGCTGCCTCCACCATCCTGactctggggaggggggcaggctgTGTTTAAGGCTTGACAGGGGGATGTCTGAGAATGTCCGCTTCCCTCCCCAGGTCATGACTGCACAGCCCGGGAGGCCTCCTATAGGCAGGAGCATCACTCCCTGGGGAGCAGGGGTTCCCTTGGGGACCCATCCCTGGAGAGGCGATGCCTGGGCTTTCTGGTGGCACAGCTCTTCTTGCCCGCACTCCTCCCCAAGAGAAGTTGGGGCAGGTCATTTGTTTGCATAGAAGTAGAACCAGCTTTGCCCACGCAAACTGGCGGGGGTCCCTGCCCAGGCCATTCAACTCCCCCAGGACCCCTGTCTAATCTGTTAGAACTCCCAGTGGATCCAGGCAGGTTTGGGTACTGTTTGTTTGCAGGTGGAAAGCCAGCTGGGGTGGGCTGGTGGGGCCTGACTCGGCTTCCAACTGCCCCAAGACCCAGAATGATGAAGTTGGCCTGGATCCCACCTGGGGAGTGCAAAGTCAGAGGTGGGGAATACAGAGATGCCCGGCTGGTGGTCCAGGTCGAGAGAGGCAGGCTTCTTCCTTGGCCCAGAAGAGCAGTTGAGTTGTGCCTGAGGAATGGCCGATCCAAATTCAGTGTGGTGTCTGCAGTGTCTTAGGCCCTGGTCTGGTCCCAGGATAGTCTGTttatggggtggggtgggggacatgAGGTAGCTTCATCTTCCCTAACCTCACTCATCTGAGGCAGGGGCTCAACCATTGCCCAAGTAACAAGCAGCACCGATACTGGCCTGGAAGAAGGTCTGTGTGGTCACCTTCCTCCAAGAGAGTGAGGCCAGAACTTTGGGGGAGGTGAGTCGGGGTATCCAATCCCATCACCCACAAACCAACCCAGCCCTAGCAGTAAAGAGGACAGGACACAGCCCTGGGGTACATGTTTATGtgagtaataaaatatttactataacaTAAATATAAAGGGAACTTCCCAgtctacattattattatttttttgcaataAAGATACAAAGAGAATGCACCAAAACATTgttccaaaaaataataaaaataaaataacaaaatttaaattcaaacgGTAACAAACAGAACCAGAAATGGAGAAGGGGGAAGCTCCAAACACATCCAGAAAATAAATAGAGATGGATCAGAAATCTggaaatcatattaaaatatctttttcggATTAGTGGGTGTACAAAATCCTTTAGTATGGGGAGGGAGGGCAACCcggaaaaccaaaaataaaaaccaagcacAAAATGTTTCTTTCTCCCCGCCAGTGTGTACATATCTCACATATTTACATGGTTCCCACTTCACCCCAAATTTGGGGAATTTCTCTGCAGGCCTCCGCCAGCATCCCGCATCCCAGGGGGCTGAAAGGGAGCGGACGGAAGCTGCAGGGACTCAGGCAGAAGGTTCTCAGGGAACGGCTTATTTCTACAGCTGGTTAAAAAATATCTCCAACTTTTCCAAGTTTCGTTTGTTTGTGGCCGGGAGGTCAGGGCCCCGCGGGGAGTGGGGGCCCTGCTGTGCGGTGGTCGGTCTACAGCCGGGCAGAAGCCCCTTCCCATCTGCGTGTGCGTGGGAGCGCAGACCCCTCCAGCGTGGCCGGGAACCGAGCCGGAGCTCGGATAAAACGAAACGAAAAATGAACACtcgaatttttttttgttgttagtttttcttttttgtctgttttttgttttattttgcttttttgggGTAGGGTAGGGGAaggtaaggggaaaaaataaattaggctAGATTAAAGCTTTGGCTATTTCCTGCTTTTATACACAGACGCGGCTCTCGCGGCCTCCCCTCCGGGGCCCCGATAAATACAGTATACAGCGATTTAAATTAAGGGCGCGGGCGGAGTTAGAAGGACCCCAGGAGCCGAGAGGCTCcgtgaataaataaaaactgtaaaaaaccaAGCCCGGAGGAAAGGTAAGGGGGATGGGGCGCATCCTTATGAGAGAGAAGAGGCGTGGAGCGAATAAAGTGACAGTCCCCCACCCTCGACACTCAGGCTCGGGAATCCGCGccggggagagagatggggaactCTCCTCTCTCCGTCCTCTCTCCCGGGTAATCCCTAACCCCGTACCGCGTTACCTGTCGCTGTGGGGAGGCCGCTGCCGGGATCCGGCCCCGAACAGCCcgggggggcaggggcgggggtcgtcgaggggttgggggcagggagcaggcgGCGGGCAGGATGCCCGGGGTGAGTTGGCGCGTTCCGGATCATCGCTCCTCTCTCTCGGGGCTCGGACGACGCAGCCTATCGGCCGTCTTCGCCGCTCGCAGGAGAGGGTCGTCCGGGTGTTTGGTTTTATTCGAAAGTTTCTGGGCTTTTTGTAAAATCCAAAGCAACCGAACAAAAAGAGTTCAGGCCGCGCGGCGCCTCGCCGCGCACCGGCGGGGGGCCCGGCCCGCGGGGTCACTGCACGGAGCCGGGcagtgtgtggtggtggtggtgcagcGCGGCCGGCGGGGGCGCCGAGGGCGGCGACGCaccgcccccgcccggccccaGCTCGCCGGGCGCGTACACGTCGTCCATGGGCGGGTGGCCGGCGCCGGCCGCCGGGGTCATGCGCTTCTCCTTCTGCCGCCGGTTGCAGAACCAGACGCGCACCACCTCCTTCTCCAGCTGCAGGCTGTCGGCCAAGCCTGTGATCTCATGCGCCGAGGGCTTGGGGCACTTGAGAAAGTGGCTCTCGAGCGCGCCTTTGACCCCCACCTCGATGGACGTGCGCTTCTTGCGCTTGCGGCCCTGCGCCGCGATCTTGTCCATGTTGGTGGGGCTGCCGCTGGACGAGTCGGTCTCCTCCAGCCACTTGTTGAGCAGCGGCTTGAGCTTGCACATGTTCTTGAAGCTCAGCTGCAGGGCCTCGAAGCGGCAGATGGTGGTCTGCGAGAACACGTTACCGTACAGCGTGCCCAGCGCCAGCCCCACGTCGGCCTGCGTGAAGCCCAGCTTGATGCGCCGCTGCTTGAACTGCTTGGCGAACTGCTCCAGGTCGTCCGAGCTGGGCGCGTCCTCGTCCGAGTGCTCGCCCACCGACGAGCCACCGCCGCCCGCGCCCGGGTGCAGGTGCGCCGCTGCCGCGTGCAGGCCGCTGGCGTGTGCGTGTCCGTGTGCGTGTCCGTGGGCGCCCAGGTGCGGCGGAGGCGACGGCTCCAGCTGAGCCTCGTGGCCGTCCTCGTGCAGCGCGTGGTGCAGGCCcggccccgcgccgccgccgcccgccgccagCATTCCGGCCAGGCCGCTGCCGCCGCCCCCCGGGTAGGCCGCCTGCGCGTACAGCCCGAGCGGTTGGGGCTGGTGGCCCCCGCCGGCCCCCGGCGACGGCGACATGGCCGGGCCCAAGTGGTGTGCCGTGCCGCCCTGCGCCCATGCCGCGCCCGCGTGGGCCGCCCCCTGGTGCACCAGGCGCGCGTGGaaaccgccgccgccgccaccgtcGTCGGCTCGGCCGGCGCTGCCGCCGCCCGCCTTGCCGTGTTCCAGGTGCGGGCCGCCTGCCcagtcgccgccgccgcctcctcccgtGGGTAGCCACTGCGGGTGCGCTAGGCCCACGGGGTGGCCCGCGCCCGCGCCCAGCCACTCGTGGTGCATCAGCTTCTGCACTTCGCGGTACGCGGCCCCCGCGTGCAGCCGCTcggctgccgccgccgctgccgctgccgccgcggCATCCGGATGCATAAGCGGTCCCGTGCCCCCGGCTCCGCCGCCGGGGCCCCGCGGCAAGTACTGCGCGGTGGTGGCCATgccgccccgcgccccgcgccgcgccgccgccgccgctccgcTCCGTCTGCGGGCCCCGCCGCCGCGCTCCGCCGGCTTAAAGCCCGACCAGCTCAGCGCTCCGgagccccaccccacccgccgCCCATTGGCTGCCAGCGGAGCCGCCTCCCGCCCCCCGgtcccggcccccgccccccctGCCCGCCTGCCTCTCGGCCCGGCCGCCCGGAGCTCGCCATTGGGCCTCACTCCTGGGGTCCCGCGCGCCGACCATGCTGATTGGCCGCTGGGGCTTCATTCACAGCCCCCCTACCTTCCGCGTATACGCTCACGCCCCGGGGGCGCGGCCGCCACGTGGGGAGTGGCGCGGGGGTGGCACTGGGACCGCACCCCCTCTCGTCCTGGCTGCGTGGGCCCCACTTTCCCCCGGCGCTGGAGACTCCGAGCCCGGCGGGTCCCACGCTCCAAGCTAGCAGAATTCTCGCCGGTCACCCGCCCGTGTGGCCAGAGGCGGTGGCGGGGATGGCGGGCTCCGGGAGGCGCTCGGGTTCCGAGAAGCAGCTCAGCCCCGCTCTCCTCCTTCCGCCGTGCCGCTGCCGGCGGACCGGGATTCCCGCGGGTCTCGGCGGCTGCGAGCGGCAGGCGGCGCGGGTCCCCGGCTCGGTTGCGGCGCGGCTGCTCACCTCGCCCGCCTCGCCTCCCGCGACTTCCAGCGGGCACGGAGCTCTCCTCTGCGCTCCTCCCTGGCCCGTCTCGTTTTCCCTCTTCACCCTCTAGTCCGCCCAGCGCAACTCCGTCGACCTCCGCCGCCCTGAGAGACCGTCGGGCGCGGGCAGAGTCGGACTGGCCCCGACTTCACGCCTCTCACGGGCTCTCCTCCCGGGCGCCGCGGCCCAGGTGAGTACCTCGCGGGTGACTCGGGGCCGGAACGGCCGGCGGCAGCGATGCTGTGGGGAGACGGGAGCTCCTGTAACCAGGCCGATTCCAAGGTTCCTGAGTGAGAGGATCTCGAGGTGGAGACCGTGGCTCCGGGAAAGCACCGCCGACAGGAATGGTGGACACACTGGGCCCACGGGTATCTGACCCACGCCGCCGCCTCgctccttctccttcctgcctgcccGGCTCATTGGCCTGGGTCATGGCGGGGTCACGCCCCGGGGAAACTTGCTCTAGGTGAGGAGTGGCGTGGACATGGGGAAGGGCGCTGGTGCCTCAGAAATCCGGCGTGCAGGCTGGGAGCTGTCCAGCCTTGCAGGGAGCCCTGGGCTGGAGTTTAACCCACTTGCCTGGGGCTGCTGAAAAGGGAACTGGGACTGAAGAGGTCTTGTTGGAAAGGTGCGGCATGCAGTGGCTTACCTACTCATCCCCCAGGTCTTTGAGGACTCCCTGAAGGATCCTGAGTGGACTTGGACCCCAGCATCAGCTCTTCTGTGCCACGCTGGCTGGAGGATGAGTGGAATGAGCTGTAGCCTCCACGTCTTCCCCACGCTGAGGCTTGGCTCTCGGGGAGTCTTCCAGCTGCCAGTTCACCTCTTTTCTATCCCTGATCTTGCCTCCAATGGATTCATAGATTCCAGGGCCCCGGGGGTCCCAGATTGGAGGACCGAGCTGGGGGCCCAGCTAGGGCCCTACTGGCAAGTCAGGACTGTGGAATAAAGCCTCAGTGTGTGAAGAAGGGTGATGGGGGGGCTCAGGGGGCAGCCGCAGTGGGGGTGACTGGGGCAGAGTCGACAGTGACAAGGGTCATCCTTGGGCGCAGACTGTGCTCGTCCAGGCCCTAAACGCCCCAGGACCAGCCTCTGGCTAACCCCCAAGGGATGGGGTGGCCACTGGCCGCTGTCCTGAGCAGAGTCCTTAGGTACCCCTCCCGCTGCAAGAGCTGTGATGGAGCCCTGTGTCTGAACCTAGCTCGGGATCCTGGGctttcctggactctggcccAGGAAGTGGTCACCTTGAGGCAACCCAGGACTTCCTGGTCCACTCGCCTTCCTGGTCTCTCTCCCAGGCTCAGGAGGTAGGACCACGGCTGGGAATCCTGTAGTGAAGTCCCCTCTCACGCCAGCCCTAACCAGACCTGCGTGACATTGAAGCTTGGGCTTCCAACCTGGACCTGCTACTGTCTTCCTGGGCAAGAATAACTCTGGCCCAGTCTTCTAGGGCTTGGTTCTTCTACCTGTAAATTGGGAATAACAGTACCATAAGTAGCACACCTGTCTCACTAAGGTAAGTTAGAGGGTGGTACAAGACAACGTGAGTGAAAAGGGCTCAGAAAGGACTTTTCACTCTCGTTGTTTCTATTGTTAGTGCCCAGTGAAAGAACAGGTTACTCCCCCTCTCTAACTCAATCTCAGCTTGCTCATCTGTAGAGCGGGGTTCTGGAGGTTTGGGTCAGGTGACCTCTCTGGTAAactcccttccagctctgatggTCTGTGAGTCTATGAACCTGTCTCAGTTTCTGTCAGAGGAAGGGAAATGTCTGGACAGTGGACAGGTGGTGTTTGGAACGGTCATCACGAGCAATGGGTGCTTTACCAAATGCTTTTCATTCATCACGTTACCTGCCGCTCTCAGCCCCGAGAGTGAGCGCTGGGATTGTTCTCCCATTGCACagctgagggaactgaggctcgtcCGAGGGCCGAGAATGTGTGGAGGTCCCACTCCCCGTCATCCTCCCTGTGGCTGTGGGATGGGAAGGGTGTGGAGGCAGCGGCTTTGGCCGTCACAGCAGAGAGAGCTCACAGAGAGAGCTGTCTGGTCAGCTGGCACTCTTGAAGCTGAGTTCCCCAGGTCTGTGCTGAATTGAGGGGTGGCTGCGGCAAAGCCAGGCTCCTAGGTTGCCAGCTTGTCAGCTAGCAAATCTCAGTCCCAATCCCATTACCCCCCTTCAGTACCCTTGCCCTTTGCTTTGCCtgttggagcctcagtttctttatcttaaaATGAGGACAGTAATGCCTGCTTCTCAGGTTTGCTCTGAAGCTGCAAGGATGAAACAAAGCATGTAATTTAGATGCCCCCTTTTAATATGAGATGCTGCTCTGGGGTGAACAACAGTGTGAACTAGGAAAGGATaactttcctttctctgctttggaagttttagatcTCCTACAATAATATGGGTTTGGTCTTGAGTgacaattttcttatatttgagaGTTAAGTTTCCCCTAGGAAGTCTCGACATCTCCTTTGCTCTTGCCCCTAGAGATTCTGGGTGGGACACTGGGGGCTATGACATGGCCATTGGCAGAGACACCTGTTACAGAGCATCTCCTCTCTCCAGGAGCCCTACCGTCACAGACCACAGAGAAAACCCAGAACACGGAAGTCAGACAGCCAGCTGACCAATGCAGACACAGAATGGTTTAGGCATATGAACAGAtgtgcattcacacacacacacacaaatgcatagCCCGCAGATACACACATGAAATTTAGCCTGGAGACAAACATTCAGATTCATAATAGGAACACATGGCTTCCCAGCATTAGGTTGGATATTCAGAGTCACACAAATCAACACACAATGATAAATACAGGCATGTGTCTCAACAGGAACATTCGCAGAACCCATGCAGAGGCTGTAGTCGGCTCAAGTAGGCATTCCTTCAGCAACATAGACATAGAGGGGACCTGCGGGCCCTTCGGGTGACAAGCATGGAGGCTCTCAGCTGGCACGCCAGTTCACACAGATGGGCACACCCTCGTGTGTTCACAAACATGAGCACACACTCTCCCACCCAGTGCACAGATACAAAGAGGCCCACCCCACGCATCACACAGACACCTACGTCCTGTAGGAACTAAGCCATCTGCACAGCGGATCAGAAAGCAGAGGAAGGGGCTGTACCCAGCCCTGAGTTTAGTCCATGCGAGTCAGTGGCCCCACTCATTCGAAGGAAGCAGGAAAGCCCTTTcttgtcatatattttttttcactctccTTGTCTACGGAGGACAGCTCCCAGCCAGGCCGCCGCCAGTCTCAGAGGctccccggcctccctccccAGCAGGGGCCCCTGCCCAGACTGCCCCCAGGCCAGGAGCTGCCCGGGCTTTCCCAGAGTGGCAAGACCTCCTCCAGGCTCTGGAGTGTGACCGAGCGCCTGCTCATTTGACACAGGTCACCGAGCCTCCGGCAGATGGGGCCCTCGCTGTGGGGGATCTCTGAGCTGGAGGGGCTGCTAGGGGGAGGCTCTGTGGGGCTGAACTGCAGCTACACAAGCCCCACATTCTCTGTGCAAAGTCTCAAGTCACAGACACAAACCCCTGCCATCTACATTCACACTCCCGCCTGAGAAGTTCAGATGCAGCCTCTAGAGTCTGACCACACTCGCCatcagctgcactgcagccacaCATGCACTGTAATATTCCAGACGCACATCCCAGACAGGCGAGCCTACACAGTGGCGCACTGAACGAGAtttgggaggaagaggaggcagctGGTTCCGGCTGCTTTCCCGCTTTGGACTCTGGGCCCCTGCTGCTGTGTCTTGTGTGTGGGGCAGTGGGTCCTTGGAGTCCAGGGCAGCACTGAGAGGAGATGCAGCCACAGACCCAAGGCTTTTTCAGTGTTGCGGGAAGACGGGCTCCAAGACACTCCACCTGGATTCCTCGCAAGTTAGGAGTGCTGAGCGGAGCTAAAGAGAGGAGAGATCGGGCCCGTGGGGAGGGCTGCTAGAGGAGCTTGTGTCCTAGGATGCCCTCCTGTGTGCGTGGGCTTGAAGTCTTTGTTTGAGGCAGGCTGGGCTGGAAGGGGGGCGGGATGTGGGCAGCACTCAGCCCACTTCCTTTCCCTTCTGCCAGTCTTCTTATGCCCCAGATCCTGTGTTTTCAGAGTGTCAAGGGTCCTGGCTTCCATCTTGACTCAGACTCAGGCCTGCTGGATGACACTGGACCAGTCTCAGCCTCCtgacctctgtgagcctcagtgttctcatctgtaagcTGGGCAGGATGGTCTCTGCTGGGTTCTTGTGAAGGCGGGATGAGATCACTGCCCTGATGGAAACTCGGAAAGGGGAAGCATGGCTTGGTTTTCCTCCCTGGCTGCTAGGGGTGAGTAAGAGGCTGTGTGAGTAGGAACAGAACCTGCCTGTTCCCCCAGCCAGTTCTTGCTGAGCGGTGTCAGTAGTGACCACACCCATAACCTGCTTGTTCTGGGCTGGAACGTGTTTTTGACTGGAAGAGTCTGTCAGGGTCCTGGCTGCTGCAGATTCCAGCCCGGGTAGGCGCATCCACTCCCTCTGTGCAGGTTGGTACCAGCTAGACAGATTCAAAGTGCTCACCACCATCCAGAGAGCTCTCCCACAAGGGATGTGATCACTATTCTGAGCTCTCAgtcccccacctctctccctctaAGCTCAGTCATTCTAGGTGTCCTACCTCTTTTGTCCTTCCAGTGCTCAAAAGAGCCTAGCATAGAAGAGCAGAGAGGTAGGAGAGGCATGACTGCCTTtggcagaggagaaagaagcagTCTCATTTAATTTAAGGTTCCCTATCTCTCagacttgggggaggggaggaaggatgaAAGGTGGAATATCTCTTAGGGATGAACCTTTCCTTGTATTTTTGCGCCTGCCTTGGCCCCCTAGGCCTGTGTGGTGTGGGGATCCTCCCAGTGCATCAGTACAATATTCAGATTAGGGGTGGTCAATTGCTCTTgaaatttactttcatttttagcaGATTGGCAGCCTCTGAGCTGGTGCTAATGCCCACAGTCCGGTTATGCAGAACACGCTCTCTGCAAATCGGTAAATCATTAGCGGGGATTAATCACTCTGAAAGGCTGGGGCTGGGTttgagtttctctctctctttttttttttaaacacactttTTATCTGGATGGctgcaaaattcaacaccacagggtggggtgggagcagcAGTGATGATTTAAGTTCTTGTCACCATTGTTAGACGAGGGAGGTGCCTTCCTGGGCCTAGTGTTGACTCTGGCCCGACCGAGGGGTGGGGGGTAGACAGCTCAGgtaggggggaagggagggaggggagttcCCTTGTGTTTGTGTGCATCAGTGTTTTCAACAGTGTGTTGGGGGCTTGGTGTGCTTGTAGCTTGCTTGCGTGAATTCCTGTTCCTGTACTTTACAGATGCCCATAAGGATTTCAGCGCTTGTGTTTGGGTGCTTGTGCTTGGTTAATATGTGTGCATTAGTGTTTGTAATCGTATCAGACAGCGCTTCCCTTTAAGAGTGGTTTTAAAGACCACACCTCACCTTCCTCAGCCTCCAGGAAGCTCTGGAGGGGGAGTAGGCAGAGCTGGAGGGAGGTCCCAACTTCACCTGTGGGCGGGGGCATGGCTCATGGATTATTTACATATTCATGAGCTGCTGTCTCTTGGAACTCCCCTCTGGAAGAGACTAGCATGAGGCCCCTTATGGCagatggggagatggggaggccAGGCTCTCACCGTAACGCCTCTCACTCTGCCACCCCAGGTCTAGTGGCTGTCCCTCCTCCACCCATGTACCGGGAAAACCCAGGGTTCTGAACCCCAACTTCTGCAAAGCTGCAGTACACACAACTCTAGTTTCTGATGGGAGCTGTGTGGCGGTGATGGGAaagctctttttcctttctggtcCATGGCGCCCCTATGGCGGCTCTTGGGGAAAGAAGGTCATTCTTCCAGCTAGGACCAAGCTGATGAATGGGATTCACTCCCACTTAATGTCCACACCAGGCCAGCCTCCTAACCCCTGTCTTTCTCCCTAGTTTAGTGCAGCCCAGCTTTGGAGcaacaattattttcaaatgaccCAGTAATGACATTCCTGGGGTATCGGTCAAGGTACATGAGTATGCAGATGAGGTCACAGGACTTCTCCCCTCCAGTTCCAGAGGGTGGGGTTTGAGGTAAGACTAAGTGGGCCTGGTCTTTGCATCAGCTTTGATCCCCGCAGTCCCCTTTCTCCATACAGAGTCAGCTTGGGTAGCCTGGGCACCACTACCTACCACGCCACAGATGGCGCAGATGCCCTGTACTTCTGTTCACGTACCTCATTCATCCCCCAACTGTatgtgcctccccctcccctctgtgcAGCAGGCTAGCCTGGAGTCGAGGGAAAGACAGAATGATATAGGTCTTTGGCTGTTACAAGTTGGGAGGGTCAGGAGAGAGTTGGCTGGGCTCAATGCTGGCATTCCTCGGCTTTCTTGAGAGTAGCAGGTGGAGGGCGGAAGTGGCAAAGGAGGATTTAGGAATTATATTTTCCCAGGGACCTCTTAGCATCTTTATATATCTCTGGTGTCAGACATCTGTCTGAGCTTAGGGTAGCATCTGTCTGGGCTGGAGACAACATCTGTTTGAGGCTGGGACACCTGGCTGAGCCCAGAACATTATCTGGCCCCAGGACAGCTTTTGTCTGGGCCCAGGACATGTGTCTGAACCTGGCATGGCATCTGTCTGGGCCTGGTGCAACATCTTCCTGGCCTGGGGGCGATGTCTGTTTGAGCTCTGGACATCTGGCTGACCTGGGGATGTCTGCTGAGCCCAGAACAATACCTGTCTGAGCCTGGGGGTGGACTTGTCATGGCAGATAAAATCACCCTCGAGTCTCAG comes from Delphinus delphis chromosome 1, mDelDel1.2, whole genome shotgun sequence and encodes:
- the POU3F1 gene encoding POU domain, class 3, transcription factor 1, translated to MATTAQYLPRGPGGGAGGTGPLMHPDAAAAAAAAAAAERLHAGAAYREVQKLMHHEWLGAGAGHPVGLAHPQWLPTGGGGGGDWAGGPHLEHGKAGGGSAGRADDGGGGGGFHARLVHQGAAHAGAAWAQGGTAHHLGPAMSPSPGAGGGHQPQPLGLYAQAAYPGGGGSGLAGMLAAGGGGAGPGLHHALHEDGHEAQLEPSPPPHLGAHGHAHGHAHASGLHAAAAHLHPGAGGGGSSVGEHSDEDAPSSDDLEQFAKQFKQRRIKLGFTQADVGLALGTLYGNVFSQTTICRFEALQLSFKNMCKLKPLLNKWLEETDSSSGSPTNMDKIAAQGRKRKKRTSIEVGVKGALESHFLKCPKPSAHEITGLADSLQLEKEVVRVWFCNRRQKEKRMTPAAGAGHPPMDDVYAPGELGPGGGGASPPSAPPPAALHHHHHTLPGSVQ